In a single window of the Natronosalvus caseinilyticus genome:
- a CDS encoding glycosyltransferase gives MILSLSQALTRYAKANRPDLLWQITKFPAHGFATTVAGQRANVPVLTRFAGDNFREHTLSESPGEKLRTYALNNVLGRVAVRNSDATIVLGPYGRKQILSYGGTRTYEIPQPVNRDRFRPASGESRADIRAKLGLPQTERLLLTVGRVSQRKGANDLMKAARTLLRRGSSISWCIVGDGPLRHRLNSLPNVTAVGRVPHSEMPQYYQSADLVVCPSHLEGLPNVLLEAAACGTPTLARDVGDCALAASMTYENSDRLPILVKQEYEPVDLNNQFDPERLRDAYSEALLKTAATGDW, from the coding sequence ATGATTTTGTCGCTATCCCAGGCGCTCACCCGATACGCGAAAGCCAATAGGCCAGATTTGCTATGGCAGATAACGAAATTTCCAGCCCATGGATTCGCTACAACAGTCGCAGGACAGCGTGCCAACGTTCCTGTACTGACTCGGTTCGCAGGCGATAACTTTCGCGAACACACCCTCTCAGAGAGCCCAGGAGAGAAGTTGCGGACATATGCATTAAATAACGTCCTCGGACGAGTTGCTGTACGAAATTCTGATGCAACTATCGTCCTTGGACCGTACGGCCGAAAACAGATATTAAGCTACGGCGGTACACGTACTTACGAGATCCCACAGCCAGTTAACAGAGACCGTTTCAGGCCGGCATCGGGGGAAAGCCGCGCCGATATCAGAGCAAAACTTGGGTTACCTCAAACGGAGAGACTACTGTTGACTGTTGGACGGGTCTCACAACGCAAAGGTGCAAATGATTTAATGAAGGCCGCTCGGACTCTTCTCCGTCGCGGATCATCAATATCGTGGTGTATTGTCGGTGATGGACCACTACGCCACCGATTAAACTCGCTCCCAAACGTCACCGCTGTCGGGCGGGTTCCACATTCAGAGATGCCCCAGTACTACCAATCAGCAGACCTCGTGGTTTGTCCGTCACACCTTGAGGGACTCCCAAACGTCCTATTAGAGGCAGCCGCGTGTGGGACGCCAACGCTCGCCCGCGACGTGGGGGACTGTGCCCTCGCGGCAAGCATGACTTACGAAAACTCAGACCGACTACCAATTCTCGTCAAACAGGAATATGAACCGGTGGACCTCAACAACCAATTTGATCCTGAACGCCTTCGAGACGCATACTCCGAGGCTCTTCTTAAGACGGCGGCTACCGGCGATTGGTAA
- a CDS encoding oligosaccharyl transferase, archaeosortase A system-associated translates to MSTDTEHVDEGTETPSTLETWQEWYHLPLLGLVVLFMLWTRLRSYENFVADGSPRLSGVDSWYHWRTIQWTAENYPFTMPYEVYTGFPTGQYVGHFGTLFDQLIVTAAMIVGLGNPSPETLYMVALVSIPLMGALTAIPVFYMGRRLGGTIGGLVSVVLLALVPGSFFYRSAVGQLDHHIGEALFMAIAVLAMMVAVRAGERDRPIYELVADRDWDALRRPTIYSVLAGLALTLFIWVWPSAVLLIGIFGVFFCIQLCVDYVRGISPDHVAFVGAVSLGMTAIGSALLFEQWSGSVSHFGYLQPTLALAVALGCVFMAWLARQWDDLNVDRHYYPAAIGGLLIVGLGAMAVIVPDLYSTLINNVTRRLLPLNPSTGALTVSEAQPPDDFTQYAFGEFGAAFYTMLGGLAFLMLRPLFGREWRAEYTLVIVWSLFLISMAATQTRFSYYLAIAVAVVNAVFVADIARLLSLDFHRTVDSVRDVETYQVIAIVLVVMMLFMPLLPPIAADGATTWERGENVGPSSDAMTWDESTQWLLESTPEPGNWAGAGNQSDLEYYGTYDRPADGDFDYPGGAYGVMSWWDYGHLITTNGERIPHSNPFQQNAQSSSWYLLAEDESHGEAILDGIAADVPVVNQPEETIRSDLENADSADEGEMRYVMIDNEMAGGKFSAITQWTDPAYSRFQTQETANLSGQEFDVPTTSEAYHDTMLASLYLHDAEGMEHYRLVHESSSYSIVGTQLLQTPNGLYPVTTRSGRVGAVGDQANNISAMLEEARAADQATMPFGGYAVELGGRYYPAYAYNAYLVSDVKTFERVEGANITGSVDGEVADSDRVYAQIELETEPGRTFTYTQQANVSDDGTFELTVPYATNDELGPEDGYTDSAVEAVDEEYEIFVGTPEDGEIERQYLGTTAVPETAVVDGETLEVTLEEGDGEVVPDPDAETQPSEGEDGNESDGENEADDDDGADENESDEDGSENVTEDGNETDAGSDDANETDTGSDDNETNETNDTPDAPALMDPVAPRAG, encoded by the coding sequence ATGAGTACTGACACTGAACACGTCGACGAGGGAACCGAAACGCCCTCCACCCTCGAGACGTGGCAGGAGTGGTATCACCTTCCCCTGCTTGGGCTGGTGGTACTGTTCATGCTGTGGACTCGCCTCCGGTCCTACGAAAACTTCGTCGCCGACGGCTCGCCGCGTTTGTCCGGCGTCGACTCGTGGTACCATTGGCGGACGATCCAGTGGACCGCCGAGAATTATCCGTTCACGATGCCTTACGAGGTCTATACGGGATTCCCGACGGGACAGTACGTCGGCCACTTCGGAACCCTGTTCGACCAGCTCATCGTCACGGCAGCGATGATCGTCGGTCTCGGAAATCCTTCTCCTGAAACCCTCTATATGGTCGCCCTCGTGTCCATTCCGCTGATGGGCGCGCTCACTGCAATTCCCGTCTTCTACATGGGCCGTCGACTTGGCGGAACTATCGGAGGACTCGTCTCGGTCGTCCTCCTCGCGCTCGTGCCTGGCTCGTTCTTCTACCGATCGGCTGTTGGCCAGCTCGATCATCACATCGGTGAGGCGCTGTTCATGGCGATTGCGGTTCTCGCGATGATGGTCGCCGTCCGGGCAGGCGAACGCGACCGCCCGATCTACGAACTCGTCGCCGACCGCGACTGGGATGCCCTTCGTCGCCCAACGATCTACTCGGTCCTTGCCGGTCTCGCGCTCACGCTGTTCATCTGGGTCTGGCCTTCGGCGGTATTGCTGATCGGCATCTTCGGCGTTTTCTTTTGCATCCAGCTTTGTGTCGACTACGTCCGTGGGATCTCTCCCGACCACGTTGCCTTCGTCGGAGCCGTCAGCCTCGGTATGACAGCAATCGGATCCGCGCTACTGTTCGAACAGTGGTCCGGTAGCGTCTCCCACTTCGGCTACCTTCAACCGACGCTCGCGCTGGCTGTCGCCCTGGGCTGCGTGTTCATGGCCTGGCTCGCTCGCCAGTGGGACGACCTCAATGTCGACCGTCACTATTACCCGGCTGCGATCGGCGGCCTCCTGATCGTCGGACTCGGCGCGATGGCTGTCATTGTTCCTGACCTCTACAGCACGTTGATCAACAACGTCACGAGACGACTCCTGCCGCTCAACCCCTCGACCGGGGCACTTACGGTTTCGGAGGCTCAGCCTCCGGACGACTTCACCCAGTACGCCTTCGGCGAGTTCGGAGCCGCCTTTTACACTATGCTCGGCGGACTCGCGTTCCTCATGCTCCGACCGCTGTTCGGTCGCGAGTGGCGCGCGGAGTACACTCTCGTGATCGTCTGGTCGCTATTCTTGATCAGTATGGCGGCAACCCAGACCCGGTTCTCATACTACCTCGCGATTGCAGTTGCGGTCGTTAACGCAGTCTTCGTCGCGGACATCGCCCGCCTCCTCAGCCTTGATTTCCATAGAACGGTCGACTCGGTTCGCGACGTCGAGACCTACCAAGTGATTGCGATCGTCCTCGTCGTCATGATGCTGTTCATGCCCTTGCTCCCGCCGATCGCGGCTGACGGCGCCACTACCTGGGAGCGCGGCGAGAACGTTGGGCCGAGCAGCGACGCGATGACCTGGGACGAGTCGACCCAGTGGCTCCTCGAGAGCACGCCCGAACCCGGAAACTGGGCGGGCGCGGGTAACCAAAGCGACCTCGAGTATTACGGAACTTACGACCGGCCCGCAGACGGCGACTTCGACTACCCGGGCGGCGCCTATGGCGTGATGTCGTGGTGGGACTACGGTCACCTGATCACGACCAACGGCGAGCGCATCCCGCACTCGAACCCGTTCCAGCAGAACGCGCAGTCGTCCTCGTGGTACTTGCTGGCCGAAGACGAAAGTCACGGCGAGGCGATTCTCGACGGTATCGCTGCAGACGTCCCTGTCGTCAACCAGCCGGAAGAGACGATTCGCAGCGACCTCGAGAATGCCGACAGCGCCGACGAGGGCGAGATGCGGTACGTCATGATCGACAACGAGATGGCCGGCGGGAAGTTCAGTGCGATCACGCAGTGGACTGACCCGGCGTACAGTCGGTTCCAGACCCAGGAGACGGCAAATCTCAGCGGCCAGGAGTTCGACGTGCCAACGACGAGCGAGGCCTACCACGACACGATGCTCGCCTCGCTGTACCTCCACGACGCGGAGGGAATGGAGCATTACCGACTGGTCCACGAATCAAGCTCGTACTCGATCGTGGGGACGCAGTTGCTCCAGACGCCGAACGGGCTGTACCCGGTGACGACCCGCTCCGGTCGGGTTGGAGCCGTCGGTGACCAGGCGAACAACATCTCGGCGATGCTCGAGGAGGCACGGGCGGCCGACCAGGCGACAATGCCGTTTGGCGGATATGCAGTCGAACTCGGTGGCCGGTACTACCCCGCCTACGCCTACAACGCGTATCTGGTCTCGGACGTCAAGACCTTCGAGCGCGTCGAGGGGGCGAACATCACTGGCTCGGTCGACGGCGAAGTCGCCGACTCCGACCGCGTCTACGCGCAGATCGAACTCGAGACGGAGCCGGGACGAACGTTCACTTACACGCAACAGGCCAACGTGAGCGACGACGGCACGTTCGAGCTGACGGTGCCGTACGCGACGAACGACGAGCTCGGGCCGGAAGACGGCTACACCGATAGCGCGGTCGAGGCGGTCGACGAGGAGTACGAAATCTTCGTCGGGACGCCCGAAGACGGCGAGATCGAGCGCCAGTACCTCGGGACCACGGCGGTTCCCGAGACGGCCGTCGTGGATGGCGAGACGCTCGAGGTGACGCTCGAGGAGGGTGACGGTGAGGTCGTGCCAGATCCGGATGCGGAGACCCAACCGTCCGAAGGTGAGGACGGGAACGAGAGTGACGGAGAGAACGAGGCGGACGATGACGACGGTGCCGACGAGAACGAATCTGACGAGGACGGATCGGAGAACGTCACCGAGGACGGAAACGAGACGGATGCGGGTTCGGACGACGCCAACGAGACGGATACTGGTTCGGACGACAACGAGACGAACGAAACGAACGACACGCCGGACGCTCCCGCACTGATGGACCCGGTGGCGCCTCGAGCGGGCTGA
- a CDS encoding glycosyltransferase produces the protein MDEDTDLRLRDLDIAIAHWGINAWGGAEYLATILADVLNVDRIYTIGKPKPDDPNPYGKVRFVDVTEDLSPRLLRKAQAHVGRPFEYALWEDVDWRKYGSPDVLITSGATTRSVITPAETLHLNYCHSPPRWFYDLYHDRKDSTTGVLTRPLIRYLRMRDHTIDPRVDGYFANSPIIAQRLHKYYKRDSEVLYPPVAVDSYHEDDDGGFYLHLGRLDEEKGVPEVVEAFAELDHQLVLAGGRGDVEDAVVEEIKRSGNLEYRGFVEEEEKRELLATCRAVVFNGRNEDFGIVPIEANASGKAVLARNDGFPGIYVKDGENGYRHGGTPAGIQGAVERFESNGLDGDPRSEVETFSTAAFEKQLKSAVVDRYEAFATTARGNY, from the coding sequence GTGGACGAGGACACCGACTTGCGTCTCCGCGATCTCGACATCGCTATCGCCCACTGGGGAATCAACGCCTGGGGAGGCGCGGAATATCTCGCAACGATTCTTGCTGATGTACTGAATGTGGACCGAATATACACGATCGGAAAACCCAAACCCGATGATCCAAATCCGTATGGAAAAGTACGGTTCGTGGACGTGACGGAGGATCTCTCCCCCCGCCTGCTTCGGAAGGCTCAGGCGCACGTAGGTCGACCTTTTGAATACGCTCTCTGGGAAGACGTCGATTGGCGCAAGTACGGATCTCCCGACGTGTTGATCACGTCGGGTGCGACGACCCGTTCGGTCATTACGCCGGCCGAGACCTTGCATCTGAACTACTGCCACTCACCACCGCGCTGGTTTTACGACCTCTATCACGACCGGAAAGACTCCACAACCGGGGTGCTTACCAGACCCCTGATTCGATATCTTCGGATGCGCGATCACACGATCGACCCGCGCGTAGACGGCTACTTCGCAAACAGTCCAATTATCGCGCAGCGCTTACATAAATACTACAAACGTGATTCAGAGGTGCTGTATCCGCCCGTCGCCGTCGACTCTTATCACGAAGACGACGACGGCGGGTTCTATCTCCATCTTGGCCGTCTTGACGAGGAGAAGGGCGTTCCGGAGGTGGTCGAAGCGTTCGCGGAACTTGACCATCAGTTGGTACTGGCCGGCGGACGTGGCGACGTTGAAGACGCGGTTGTCGAGGAAATAAAGCGAAGTGGGAACCTCGAATACCGTGGATTCGTCGAGGAAGAAGAGAAACGAGAGTTATTGGCGACCTGTCGCGCTGTCGTGTTCAACGGCCGGAATGAAGACTTCGGGATCGTCCCGATCGAAGCGAACGCTAGTGGAAAAGCCGTTCTGGCGCGTAACGACGGATTCCCGGGGATCTACGTCAAGGACGGTGAGAACGGGTACCGTCACGGCGGAACGCCGGCGGGAATTCAAGGCGCCGTCGAACGGTTCGAATCGAACGGACTGGACGGCGATCCTCGGTCCGAAGTCGAAACGTTCTCAACCGCTGCCTTCGAGAAGCAACTGAAATCGGCAGTCGTCGATCGATATGAGGCGTTCGCGACGACGGCGAGAGGAAACTACTGA
- a CDS encoding RNA-guided endonuclease InsQ/TnpB family protein, whose amino-acid sequence MAKVTKTLEVRLVDPNAHKERKLRETHKAYQQALQAAFDADCTTPSATNAIVVEYDLSGYAKNALKKYVPQLCGASYNAKELHDDHPVRFTNEGPKLDHKPQNAIEWYVKIPHHDDYNLWVPAEPNPEQREWLKALHAGDAKMGECRLFDRDGEWYFHIVATRNVEERQTTNSEATAIGVDIGEASLVTVCHRDERGSPAAPTLWNDEGKRVRQLRETYFTATRRLQKRGSERIAESYGDSLWRQIDDILHTVTSEVVAYADQFENPVLVLEDLTHIRENMDYGAFMNRRLHGWGFAKMHAQIRYKAAEKGICVETVNPAYTSKTCHCCGEQGYRPDQATFRCSNSECWISAYHADINAALNIADRYLSGESHSREHTSGNDSAEGGGRLTVPQDSQADATQQETLGTNAS is encoded by the coding sequence ATGGCTAAAGTCACGAAGACGCTGGAGGTACGCCTTGTCGACCCCAATGCCCACAAAGAGCGCAAGCTTCGTGAGACGCACAAGGCATACCAGCAGGCGCTTCAGGCAGCCTTCGACGCCGACTGTACCACCCCGTCCGCTACCAACGCCATCGTCGTCGAGTACGACCTCTCCGGCTACGCGAAAAACGCGCTCAAGAAGTACGTCCCGCAACTGTGTGGTGCCAGCTACAACGCGAAAGAGCTTCACGACGACCATCCCGTCCGCTTCACGAACGAAGGGCCGAAACTCGACCACAAGCCCCAGAACGCTATCGAGTGGTACGTCAAAATCCCCCACCACGACGACTACAACCTCTGGGTGCCCGCCGAACCGAATCCTGAACAGCGGGAGTGGCTCAAAGCGTTGCACGCAGGGGACGCAAAGATGGGCGAGTGTCGGCTGTTCGACCGCGACGGCGAGTGGTATTTTCACATCGTCGCTACGCGAAACGTGGAGGAACGACAGACTACCAATTCGGAGGCAACGGCGATTGGGGTAGACATCGGGGAAGCCTCTTTGGTAACGGTGTGTCACCGTGACGAGCGTGGCTCCCCGGCTGCACCCACCCTCTGGAACGACGAAGGCAAGCGGGTCAGACAACTCCGTGAGACGTACTTTACGGCGACGCGACGCCTTCAGAAACGCGGAAGCGAACGTATTGCAGAGTCCTACGGAGACTCGCTCTGGCGGCAGATAGACGACATACTCCACACGGTCACGTCGGAGGTCGTCGCCTACGCCGACCAATTCGAGAATCCCGTATTGGTCCTCGAAGACTTGACGCACATCCGCGAGAACATGGACTACGGCGCGTTCATGAACCGCCGGTTGCACGGATGGGGCTTTGCGAAGATGCACGCTCAGATCCGGTACAAGGCCGCTGAGAAAGGGATTTGCGTAGAGACAGTAAATCCCGCGTACACCTCGAAGACGTGCCACTGTTGCGGAGAACAGGGTTATCGCCCCGACCAGGCGACGTTTAGGTGTTCCAACTCGGAGTGTTGGATCTCAGCGTACCACGCGGATATTAACGCCGCGCTCAATATTGCAGATCGCTACCTCAGCGGAGAGAGCCACTCAAGAGAACACACGAGTGGCAATGACTCGGCTGAGGGAGGGGGACGTTTGACCGTCCCACAAGACAGCCAAGCCGATGCTACCCAGCAAGAGACGCTTGGAACGAACGCGTCTTGA
- the aglG gene encoding glucosyl-dolichyl phosphate glucuronosyltransferase, protein MRVSVVICEHTLDRYQDLREAADSVLTQTHDDIELVLVADGSEEVCQQFYDEYDDHENVSLHCNENNVGLLESRNNGAKVATGDVVAFLDDDAVADPGWVAELVEVYENLNAISVGGKMIPLWVAGRPSFLPEEFYFLVGVTQRGFADGRGEVRNTFGSNISFRRDIFLELDGFDTTIGGRQGDENLQGGETELCARLRSEYGQGVYYNPEAKVAHKVFDYRTKPLWLLDRAFWQGYSKRGMEVLVPESTGEEYDFLGRLFGKFVPARTRDLVRNPSLEKIVQFIMLFAFTGAVGFGYLYGMTKWR, encoded by the coding sequence ATGCGCGTCTCGGTGGTCATCTGTGAACATACGCTAGACCGGTACCAGGACCTTCGAGAGGCGGCCGATAGCGTTCTCACCCAGACCCACGACGACATTGAACTCGTGCTGGTAGCCGACGGGAGCGAAGAAGTCTGCCAGCAATTCTATGATGAATACGACGACCACGAAAACGTCTCATTACACTGTAACGAGAATAACGTCGGACTTCTCGAAAGTCGAAACAACGGTGCCAAAGTGGCGACCGGGGACGTGGTAGCGTTCCTCGACGATGATGCCGTAGCCGATCCCGGATGGGTGGCCGAGCTCGTCGAGGTGTATGAGAACTTGAATGCGATCTCTGTGGGCGGGAAAATGATTCCACTCTGGGTTGCTGGACGACCAAGCTTTCTCCCCGAGGAGTTCTACTTTCTCGTCGGCGTTACACAGCGCGGATTCGCCGATGGTCGAGGTGAAGTTCGAAACACTTTCGGCTCGAATATCTCCTTTCGTCGCGACATCTTCCTCGAGCTGGACGGGTTCGATACAACCATCGGCGGTCGTCAGGGGGATGAGAACCTCCAAGGTGGCGAAACGGAACTGTGCGCCAGGCTTCGTAGCGAGTACGGCCAAGGCGTCTACTACAATCCTGAAGCGAAGGTCGCCCACAAGGTGTTCGATTACCGGACGAAACCACTGTGGCTGCTCGACCGTGCATTCTGGCAGGGGTACTCCAAGCGCGGGATGGAAGTGCTGGTCCCCGAATCGACCGGCGAGGAATATGATTTTCTCGGTCGACTCTTCGGTAAGTTCGTCCCAGCACGTACGAGGGACCTCGTTCGGAACCCCTCTTTGGAAAAGATCGTTCAGTTCATCATGTTGTTCGCCTTTACCGGCGCTGTTGGATTTGGTTACTTATATGGAATGACGAAGTGGCGTTGA
- a CDS encoding alkaline phosphatase family protein: protein MTETIVLGLDGANWALLKPWLEEGRLPNIEALRSEGVFTDMESCLPPVTCPNWRCYSTGKNPGKLGVFWWERIDTDRRTLTTPDSRSFKSANYWDYLNEQGRTAGILNLPMTYPPFEVDRFLVAGGPGSEQKEYAYPPNLGARLDDEGYTLHPDRPVTAKGDLKEADNIVDLIERRLETFRGLLDEEDPDVAHCTVFYVNVLQHFFWRNEPTRRAWEVIDEHIGQLREENPDSNLFLMSDHGCKNVDTVFYANSWLEAEGYLVTESETSDLLTKYGINKKRISKLAHKLGVHDLVTRLAPDRLTDSIPEDEEGFKREQKLEKVDWERSQAIASGQGLIYVIDNDPETVDAIINDLSALTNENGDPIAREVMRSDEAYSGPYTDEAPDIVFDQRPGVHTSGAIGSNPIFDDVGQWEAENVRTGLFLASGPDIEASAVDRDVSITDVAPTVLHSVGCAVPTDMDGTPLPLFGDDGFDECDPLPFEAVDSTGRQSVQNRLEDLGYLE from the coding sequence ATGACTGAAACAATCGTACTTGGGCTCGACGGGGCGAACTGGGCGCTACTCAAGCCGTGGCTGGAAGAAGGGCGCCTTCCGAACATCGAAGCACTCCGATCCGAAGGCGTCTTCACAGATATGGAAAGCTGTCTACCTCCGGTCACGTGCCCGAATTGGCGATGTTATTCCACGGGAAAGAACCCGGGAAAACTGGGCGTTTTCTGGTGGGAGCGCATCGACACAGACAGGCGAACGCTTACGACGCCCGACTCGCGATCGTTCAAGAGTGCCAACTACTGGGACTACCTCAACGAACAGGGCCGAACTGCGGGCATACTCAACCTTCCGATGACGTACCCGCCGTTTGAGGTCGATCGATTTCTCGTTGCAGGCGGGCCAGGAAGCGAGCAAAAAGAGTACGCCTATCCCCCCAATCTGGGTGCACGTCTCGATGACGAGGGATACACGCTCCATCCCGACCGGCCGGTTACCGCAAAAGGTGATCTCAAGGAGGCCGATAACATCGTTGACCTCATCGAACGCCGACTGGAGACGTTTCGCGGCCTTCTCGACGAGGAAGACCCGGACGTAGCACACTGCACAGTGTTCTACGTCAACGTTCTCCAACACTTCTTCTGGCGCAATGAGCCGACCCGCCGAGCGTGGGAGGTCATCGACGAACATATCGGACAACTCCGGGAAGAGAATCCGGACAGCAACCTCTTCCTGATGTCAGACCACGGTTGCAAGAACGTCGATACAGTATTTTACGCCAATAGCTGGCTCGAGGCCGAAGGGTACCTGGTTACCGAAAGCGAAACGTCGGATCTTCTCACGAAGTACGGCATCAACAAGAAGCGGATCTCGAAACTGGCCCACAAACTCGGCGTCCACGACCTCGTAACGCGGCTGGCGCCCGACCGTTTGACGGACTCGATCCCGGAAGACGAGGAAGGGTTCAAACGCGAGCAGAAGCTCGAGAAGGTAGATTGGGAACGGTCACAAGCTATCGCCAGCGGCCAGGGCCTCATTTACGTCATCGATAACGATCCCGAGACGGTCGATGCCATAATCAACGATCTGTCCGCACTTACCAACGAGAACGGCGATCCAATCGCTCGAGAGGTGATGCGCAGTGACGAAGCCTATAGCGGGCCGTACACTGACGAAGCGCCGGACATCGTCTTCGACCAGCGGCCGGGAGTTCACACGAGTGGAGCGATCGGATCGAACCCGATTTTCGACGATGTCGGACAGTGGGAAGCCGAGAACGTCCGGACGGGGCTCTTTCTCGCGAGCGGTCCGGATATCGAGGCATCAGCCGTTGATCGCGACGTGTCAATCACGGACGTCGCTCCAACCGTCCTCCACAGCGTCGGCTGTGCAGTTCCGACGGACATGGATGGCACGCCGCTCCCTCTGTTCGGCGACGACGGCTTCGATGAATGCGACCCATTGCCCTTCGAGGCCGTCGATTCGACGGGCCGGCAGAGCGTCCAGAACAGACTTGAAGACCTCGGGTATCTGGAATGA
- a CDS encoding pyridoxal-phosphate-dependent aminotransferase family protein: MDDHDLLRMTPGPTEVPERVRERMAEPSRNPDVEPEFVDFYRDLTEKLEPIYGDGDVAILGGEGILGLEAAVASLVGPGDEVLCIANGLYGEGFADFVDLYDGEATVCGGDWRDPIDLDAVEQELESGDYDVATMVHCETPTGVLNDLEPVLDRLAEHDVISVVDAVSSLGGTPVPTERIDIVLGATQKCFSAPPGLTVCAVSDRAWERIETVETRSFYASLEPWRTVIEDEWFPYTHLTANLQALDAATDLLLEEGLDAVYARHEAAAERCRERADELGLEAYPDDSLASPTVTALDLEGRATELQVQMREDHDIILSTGLGDLEDDILRIGHMGHNARTDRVERTMDALGAALE, from the coding sequence ATGGACGATCACGACCTGCTACGCATGACGCCCGGGCCCACGGAGGTCCCCGAACGCGTCCGCGAGCGCATGGCCGAACCGAGTCGGAACCCCGATGTCGAACCCGAGTTCGTCGACTTCTACCGCGACCTCACGGAAAAGCTCGAGCCGATCTACGGCGACGGTGACGTCGCCATTCTCGGCGGCGAGGGCATCCTGGGGCTCGAGGCCGCGGTTGCCTCGCTGGTCGGCCCCGGCGACGAGGTGCTGTGTATCGCCAACGGGCTCTACGGTGAGGGGTTTGCGGACTTCGTCGACCTGTACGACGGCGAGGCGACCGTCTGTGGTGGTGACTGGCGAGATCCGATCGACCTCGACGCGGTCGAGCAGGAACTCGAGTCCGGCGACTACGACGTCGCGACGATGGTCCACTGTGAAACGCCGACGGGTGTGCTCAACGACCTCGAGCCGGTACTCGACCGCCTCGCCGAGCACGACGTGATCAGCGTCGTCGACGCCGTCTCCTCACTCGGTGGAACTCCGGTGCCGACCGAGCGCATCGACATCGTCCTCGGAGCGACCCAGAAGTGTTTCAGCGCGCCGCCGGGGCTGACCGTCTGTGCAGTGAGCGACCGCGCCTGGGAACGGATCGAAACCGTCGAAACGCGCTCGTTCTACGCGAGTCTCGAGCCCTGGCGAACGGTTATCGAGGACGAGTGGTTCCCCTACACGCACCTCACGGCGAATCTGCAGGCGCTCGATGCGGCGACTGACCTGCTGCTCGAGGAGGGTCTCGACGCCGTCTACGCGCGCCACGAGGCGGCCGCCGAGCGGTGTCGCGAGCGGGCCGACGAACTGGGCCTCGAGGCGTATCCCGACGACTCGCTCGCGTCGCCGACGGTGACGGCACTCGACCTCGAGGGACGCGCGACGGAACTCCAGGTGCAGATGCGCGAGGACCACGATATCATCCTCTCGACGGGTCTGGGCGACCTCGAGGACGACATCCTCAGGATCGGGCACATGGGCCACAACGCCCGAACCGACCGGGTCGAGCGAACGATGGACGCCCTCGGAGCGGCGCTCGAGTGA